The DNA sequence TTATCATGAGGTGCAGTATATGTTCTGATATGGATTGGTGTTTGGATAAGAATAACTCCATTTATGAATAAAAGCCTCGTttcatttttcataaaaaatgggCCAATCTAATATGCAGCTTAGTATGTAATATAGCTTAAGAACAAGTTGTACACCCATTTAATGATACCACTTTGGTTCAATAAGTTCAAATCTGAATGTGTGTTTTCTAATGCACATTCTGTCTGGAAATTAGTATCTTGTTATTTTGAATATGCTTTTGCCGGTAAATTAAAGACTCCAGAGCTTCACTATTATCGTCCACACATTAgtacatttttttttctgcaatgtaatattatTACATTTATAGCGATTAATGCAATTTCTGCgctaggaatcttatgctcttatGTAGAGATGATGTGAGAAATATTGTGATACAAGTTTTAGGTTCAAAGTGATACTTAGATGTTATTCACTCCCTAAGATCTGATTGAGAGGTATGCTGCTTTTGTACAGGAGATGATGATACTAATGGCCATATTGATAACATGTGCTGTTTCACTAGGCCTGGTGTGGTTTTGCTGTCTTGGACTGATGATGAAAGTGATCCTCAATATGAAAGATCTATGGAAGCATATTCTCTGCTTTCTAATGAAACTGATGCCAGTGGTAGAAAATTTGAAATCATTAAACTCCATGTTCCTGGGCCACTATATATGACAGAGAAAGAGGCAGCTGGAGTAGTGCAGGTTATAGCATCCAAGTTCATATTTCTTGTCttgtcaataaaaaaatataatttcttcAAAGTTGGATGTTATAAAAGAAAGGTATCATCTTATTATTTCATTTCATTTGAAGACTTATGCTAATATTTTGCAAGATTTAATACAAAGTTTGTCACCATCTATATCAATTCTTGATGTAATATTTGAGGCCATTCTGTTTCTTAATGGGAAATTGATTGGGCATATATCAAGTCATAGCCCTCTATTTTGGTTAATACTAAGTTCTAATGTTGGATAGTATCTACTAAGTATTATGTGTGATGTTTCTTTGATGGAATTTCTCTCTGTTTATATGGAAAATTCAGAGATATGAACCAGTTCTGTTTTGTTAGAATGTGGTGGTTTGTGATCAGGTGTACAGTTTAAATTGAGATATCCTGTTTCTTTTGATGACTTTGCTAACTGATTATACCAAAAAACTTGTCTACCAAGCTTAGAGAAATGTTGATGACTGAAGCGATGAATTTAATTTACACACTTCTGACTGAAATTATTCAATATTCATGCAACTGCTCTTGTATCAGTTCACTCAATGCCTTTTCTGAACTAttaatataactatatttttcAGGGTGATGATGGTAAGGCAAGACTTCCAGGTATTAGGCTTGCTGCTTCCTATGTGAACTTTTACATTGCAAATGGAGGTATCATTGTACCACAATTTGGAGATAAGAAGTGGGACGATGAAGCTGTTCGAGTCCTATCAAAGGCCTTCCCAGATCACAAAGTAAGTAAAACTGCTTGTTAAAATGCTATTTTTGTTGAAGAATGTTTCACCAAATGGTAACCTTTCAGAGTTAAGTATTATTTGCAATAATTACTTCAGCTTTCTCGAATCAAGGTGTTATCCTAAACATCTGGAAGAATACCAAATTTGAATGCCCAAGAGTCTATTtggtttatgtatttattttcaatgtttttggttttaaaaatatttttggaaaaaaaaaaatgaagacagTACAAGAAAGAACAAAATTTGTgttttattctctctctctctctctctttggggCTCTTGATGTATTTTTTTGGTTACTGACATTCTTAATTGTGGCTAATATCTAGGTTGTTGGAATCGAAGGTTCAAGGGAGATTGTTTTAGCTGGTGGAAATATACACTGCATTACTCAGCAACAACCAGCCTTTTGAGCAAAGTACTGTCAACATTTGTTCACGAGTGTTGTATTTGCATTGAAATTTGTAGTCTCTGGATCATTGATTAAACTGCTTGGTTCATTCCATTAATCTTCAAATGATTGATCCACATAGAGGCACAAAAGTGTGTTCAAGTGCATTGAAATAAAATGTAAACTGGCATTTTTCAAGTTGGAAAAtctaaatgaatgaataaattaGAGATTTCTAGTTTTTACTTTGTAAAAGTACTTGAATGCTTCCAACTATGATCTACCATGTATCTATgaaatttttcttcatttttcaagtCGAGTCTTCCCTCAGGTGTTGTTATAATTGAATTTCATGTAAGTTTGGTATGCTTTGTTGAAGCAAAATCTTTAAAGGATTATACAATATGATCCTTAAAGTAGAATCAAATTTCTTCTTAAATCTCTTAATCTTTATTGCAGTTTAGGGTAGTTCTATTTAGGCACAAAGGCATCTTAGCTAAATCACCTGATAAATTTATTAACTGTGAATGAGGTCTTACGTTTACAATAGATATAGAAGAGAAGTTGCTATATGGTTTTGGATTGATTATCACCTACAATGGAAATAGAATTGTGTTCTAATTTCTAATCGGCTATTACATTATGTTAGTTTAACTCCTAAAATACAAAATGGAATTACTAATTGGAGAaatcaattttcttttcataaaGTACCTTATTCATAcaatgatatttattttttttgggtaAACTATTCATAGTATATAGAAagtaagataattaattcttttgaAAACTTTGGCTTGGTCTGGCTAAGTTTCAAACTTTTGGTAAGGTTTCAATTAAAGTTTGAATTCTGACCTTGACTAAATCATTAAATTGGGCCAAATAAAAGTTAGGCCAAGATCCTTAAAtatatttcagaaaaaaaaaaataaagagcagCACAGAAATTTCAATAATGGTTGACTTGGGGACTGGGGTGGAGTGTAACGGAAAAAATGAAAATCCATCCAAAGAAGGAAGGGGCgcccaaaaataaaaagaaaacaaacaggtGTTTGGTTCAGATTCCAGAATCGCGCGATCCAAGAATTGGAGCTCACTCagctcaaaataaaaattaaataaataataataattgaaagaagCCTTAGACTCACACAAAACACACGCATATAAAATTACAAATCTCTCGTTACTCAAAAATTTGACGTGGAATCAGGTCTTCGAAATTCGACTTCTGGTTTTGGACACCTGATTTCAGTTGGTTACATTACGTTACGCTCTAATAGGGAGAGAGATAGAGTGGTgttataataataagaagaagaatgggGTGTTCATTTTCTGGTTTGAACGCACTTTACGATTCCGTTAACGGAGGCGGAGATGTTTGGATCAACGAGAACCGGTTCCGTATCGTCAGGCAGCTCGGTGAAGGTGGAAACgcctatgtcttcctcgtcaagGACGTTCCCGCCGACAACGTCTCCGGCGGTTTCTCCTCCAAGCTCAAACAGTCCTCTCACATTTCCGGTtcgctctttttttcttttctccttcaCTTGTCATTGCTTTGAATTGTGCTGTATCGTTGCTGTTACTTTTCTGAAATCGCATTGTCCAATAGTATCGATGATGGATCAGATCTGCGTGATCTGTGTGAGTTCCGTCATATTGCGTTATGATGTGCGATTCCTTTTGGATCTTCGAAGTCGTTTTGTTCTCCGATTTTTGTCGGTGCCGTTCGATCTGGTGAAGTTCATTGCTAATTCGAGCTTCCTGTTTCTTGTATCTGTAAAATGCTGCCGGAAGAGAGTTGTGTGTGTGCGCTATTGTTCATTTCTGTAATTTTGAAAGTACTTGTGGTAAAATGATACTGTTTCTCTGCTTGGTGATTGATACGGATTGTTTTGTATATTTCCTTGCTCATTCAAGGGTTGGAAATTGGGGTTTCTATTGCATTTTGTCAACTGAGTTTGAATCTGATAATCAGGGATGAAGAAAGTGCTCTTTCATTGTTGTAATACTTGTCTTTTTAGAAGATTCTGAATAGGTGGCACACATAATTTGATTCAGCGGAGTGAAATTGATACATTGCTGATGTGTTTTTATGTAGAGGACGGAACATATGCTATGAAAAAGGTCCTCATCAAGAGCAATGAGCAGCTGGAGTTGGTCAGGGAGGAGATCCGTGTTTCCTCACTGTTCAACCACCCAAATCTGCTCCCGCTTCTCGATCATGCAATCATTTCTGTCAAGGTAAGTAGTTACAGCAGCAGTCAACACCCGTTCCTCTCCgaatcatatcaaaaacataaattcatcaaaacaagaaaatggtTTGTTTATTCAACCTCCATATTTGTTCTTTAGCTTTGGCTATGTAATTGGATTTATGTCCTGAAGTTGAAAACATGCTATCTGCTGGGTTTGGAATTCAGCAGTTTCCAGATACTATGTATGAAGGCTGTAGAATCCAATGCCTTCTAGGGGATACCTTCTACGGGCACTTGAACTATGCCTTGACAAAAAAAGCATTCAGCAGCCAGTATTTGGTGTTTTATTTTAACCGGTTTAAACTGAAAGTAATTCACCTTTCCTATGTGCACTTTGAATGGAAAAAGGACGGGTATCTGATTTTTCTTGTGGATGCTCAACAAAAATTCTTTTGAGATATGTGATTGCGAAGGGATTAGAATGAGACTCTCAAAGCTTGTCAATGTAATGGGATAGAGATATGTACCAAGTGAGATCCTGCATATCATGGCAAAGTTGATTCTAGTCTATTATTCAACCTTTTAAAATTGGATTATTTCGATAAGAATTGCTTCTTGCTTATGGTATTATGTCTTTGAAAACATAATATCACTACTAATGGTGCTATTTTACAAGGACCTCTATCTATTGCTGCTACAAGATCTGGTTTTCCAAACTTGGTTGGAATTATGTATAAATTGTGTGGTATGAAGTGGCATTGCTAGTGTAGTTTCTTAATTGTTCTAAGTTATTTTTCTAAGTTGATAAGTGATAATTTTACTACATGGGAATGAAAATGATGTGTGAATTGCAACTTAATTGTTCCTTCCCTTGTTACAGTTGTTGTGCTTTTATATTTATGTTGAACATGGCCCTTCTGTTGGCAGCCTACTCCACAAAAATCTTGGAACCACGAGGCATACTTGTTATTTCCACTTCATTTGGATGGAACACTGCTAGATAATACCAAGACAATGCAAGCCAGGAAGGAATCCTTTCCTACCTCGGATGTTCTTCAAATCTTTCGACAGGTAAAAGAACTTTCTTCTGTCATGTAATTGTCTTATTATAACCAGGGATCAGGTATCTCAAGCATCATAGTTGCAATTCAAGATTTTCAGCACatgatactttttattttttttggataaaaacaTATGTTACTTGTTTGACATCTATTGTATCCTTTTCTCATTGTCATGAATTTCGTATATGTATTTACCTAGTAATTCTTTGGAATAGGTTATTTTCTCTGTTAAGAATCAAATTGAAGGATAAATATGGACATCTCTGGCCTATACTGCTTTCATACTACTTTTACGTTTAGAATCTAAGTAGCAacctttcttttttaaaatataaaaaataaaaaataaaaatattagtttgATTCAATATACACTTCTTTATATTCTAGAGTTCTTTAGTACTCTAAACTGACAAAAGTTTGATTTCTTCTGAAATCCTTTTAGCCCTGACAAATCAACTCAACAGCTTTGTGCAGGACTCAAGCATATGCATGGTTTAGATACTCCATATGCTCATAATGATGTCAAACCTGGTAATGTTCTCATAACACATAGAAAAGGACAATCGCCTCTTGCCATACTCATGGATTTTGGCAGTGCTCGTCCTGCCAGGAAGCACATTGGTTCCAGATCAGAGGCACTCCAGTTGCAGGTGCTTTGTTcagcccccttttttttttctctctaaatttttttataaatgaaaTTTATGCATTGTGCTAGCCACATATTagatttattgatttattgatgCTTTTGCCCCATTTATAGTTTGTGAGCTTGTATTTCCTAATATTATAGAAAGTAGGCTTATATGCATCAGCAGGCTAGTGTGAGATCATTTTGATTTTGTTATTCCACATAATAGCTTCTATTTCATTTGTAAATACTCAATTGCTTATCTACATTCTCATTCGGGTTTTACATGTATGGGAGGATTGTGTTTCAATTTCAGTCAtctgaccttctctttttcctattttttgtcTTCCTATGTAGGAATGGGCAGCTGAACACTGTTCTGCCCCTTTCCAAGCTCCGGAGCTGTGGGAATGCCCAAGCCAAGGTGATATAGATGAGAGGACTGACGTTTGGTCACTAGGATGCACATTATATGCAATAATGTGagaattgatttttcttttgtacGTGTTTAAGCTTTATGTTTAATACTTTTTACAATTTTGCTGCCTTAATGGCATTACACCATGCATCTGTTGATGTACTTGAGTTATGCTTATGCAACCCCACGTCTCTATTGACAGTGAATATTAAAGAACAAACTCATGTGCAAGCCATCTGTGCATAGATTATTGATTTGGGCAATGCTcatgatcaaaagatagaaaCACATGAAGTGAAACCTGCTGGCTCTGCACtttagttttgttttgttttgctaTCCAAGGGTTGTTCCTTGACATTAACCATTGATTTGGCACTCCACCGAAGTCAAATGGCAGAGTTGTTTATTGTAATGAGAAAATAAATGCGTTAATTTGTAAGAT is a window from the Arachis hypogaea cultivar Tifrunner chromosome 1, arahy.Tifrunner.gnm2.J5K5, whole genome shotgun sequence genome containing:
- the LOC112709115 gene encoding uncharacterized protein, which codes for MGCSFSGLNALYDSVNGGGDVWINENRFRIVRQLGEGGNAYVFLVKDVPADNVSGGFSSKLKQSSHISEDGTYAMKKVLIKSNEQLELVREEIRVSSLFNHPNLLPLLDHAIISVKPTPQKSWNHEAYLLFPLHLDGTLLDNTKTMQARKESFPTSDVLQIFRQLCAGLKHMHGLDTPYAHNDVKPGNVLITHRKGQSPLAILMDFGSARPARKHIGSRSEALQLQEWAAEHCSAPFQAPELWECPSQGDIDERTDVWSLGCTLYAIMYGVSPFEYALDEPDGDLRSAVLNAKIKWPTERKSQYPDALHQFVSWMLQPQIAVRPRIDDIVIHVDKLIAKFSG